In Pseudomonas lutea, the genomic stretch TCAAACGCGTCGGCGTCTGCGGCACTGACTTGCACATTTTCAACGGCAACCAGCCGTTCCTCGAATACCCTCGGGTGATGGGGCACGAGTTTTCCGGCATCGTCGAGCAAAGCGAGGCGGGCAGCGGGCTGGAACCCGGCGACGTGGTGTACGTCATGCCTTATCTTTCATGTGGCGACTGCATCGCTTGTCGCCAGGGCAAAACCAACTGTTGCGTACGCATTCAAGTGCTCGGTGTTCATCGCGACGGCGCGTTCACCGAGTATCTGAGCCTTCCTCACGGGTTCGTGCTCAAAGCCGAAGGGGTGACGCTGGATCAGGCTGCCATGATCGAATTCCTGTCGATTGGTGCCCATGCGGTGCGCCGCTCCGACGTACAGCCAGGCCAGCGCGCGCTGGTGGTCGGCACCGGTCCGATCGGCATGGCCGTTGCTATCTTCTCAAGCCTGCGCGGTGCGAAAGTCACCGTCCTCGACACTCGTGAAGATCGACTGGCGTTCTGCAAACAAAATCTGCAAATCGACTCTGCCGTGCTGATTGGCGAGGACGACAAGCAGCAGCTCGATCAGCTCACCCAAGGCGAGTTTTTCGACGTGGTGTACGACGCCACCGGCAATGCCAAGGCCATGGAGCGCGGTTTCGAGTTCATCGCCCACGGCGGTAAATACGTGCTGGTCTCGATCGTGCGCGACACCATCAGCTTTTCCGATCCCGAATTTCACAAGCGCGAAGCGACGTTGATGGGCAGCCGCAACGCCACCGTCGAGGATTTTCGCTACGTCGAACAATGCCTGCGCGACGGCTTGATACCGGACGCTGCTCTCAACACCCACCGCATGACCCTGAGCGAAGTCACCGAGCGCTTCACGTCCTTGCTCGACCCCGCTCAGCGCGTGGTCAAAGCCATCGTCGAATGCTAGGAGGAGGGTGCATGCAGGCAAGCTCGTTCACGCCAATTCTGCAATTTGGCACCAGCCGCTTTCTTCAGGCTCATGCCGATTTGTTCATCTCTCAGGCTCTGGAGAAAGGCGAAGCCTTGGGACAGGTCACTGTGGTGCAAACCACCGACAGTGCTGACAGCGCTCGGCGCGTGCAGGCGCTGGCTTGCGGGGCGGGCTATCCGGTGCGCATTCAGGGCGCAGAAAACGGCCGCAGTGTCGACGAAGAGTATTGGTCCACGGCCATTGCCGGTGCGCTGCATGCCGGGCCTGACTGGCCACTGATTCGTCAGGCGATTCGCTATGACGTGCAGGTGGTGATCTCCAATACCGGTGACAAGGGCTATGTGCTGGACACTGCGGATACGCCGGCATGCCTGGCCGCCGATGCGCCGACGCCGCGCAGTTTTCCGGCCAAATTGCTGGTGCTGCTCCACGACCGCTGGCTGGCGAACCCCGCTGCACCGCTGTCGCTGTTTCCCTGCGAACTGGTGTCGCGCAATGGTGACGTGTTGCGCGATCTGATCATGGGACTGGCGGTGCAGTGGGATCTGGCCCCGGGCTTCGCTGACTACCTGCGCGATACCTGTCGCTGGGCGAATTCTCTGGTCGACCGGATCGTTTCGCAGCCCATCGAACCGGTCGGCGCCATCGCCGAGCCCTATGCGATCTGGGCCATTGAACGGCAGGCCGGACTGGTGCTGCCTTGCACGCATCCGTGCATGGTGGTGACCGATCAGCTTGAGCAGTACGAGCAATTCAAACTGTTCATGCTTAACCTGGGCCACACCTGGCTGGCCGAGCGGTGGCTACAGGGGCGGCGCGCGCCGGACGAAACGGTGTTCGAGGCAATGAGCGATCCGCAGCTGCGCGAGAGTCTGGAACAGCTCTGGGAGCGTGAAGTACTGCCGGTGTTCGCTGCCAAGGGGCAACTTGCCCAGGCGCATGAATATCTGGCGAGCGTCCGCGACCGCTTTCTCAATCCGTTTCTGCAGCATCGTATCGCTGACATCGCCCAGAACCACGACGAGAAAAAACGCCGCAGGTTCTTGCCGGTGGTGGAGATGGGGCGGGGGATTGCGGGTCTGGAACAGCCGCTGCTCAAGGGGGCGTTGGCCGCTTGATTCCCACCCGACACACCGCGCCGTAAACAGTGGGACCGGCTTCAGCCGGGAAGGCGTCTGTGGCTACAATCCAAAATTGAGGGTCAAGATTACCGTCGTCTTCCCGGCTGAAGCCGGTCCCACCAAAGCACTGCGTGCGTCCAGTGATGATTCACGCCATAGCCACGCCACAGGGCATTCCAATGCCTGTGATATTCTCCGGCGCATTCTGACGGAACGTGATTGATGACTGCGCCAAGCTCTGCACCCGAACGCCGCCTTTACCAGGTAATCGCCGACCGACTGCGCGAGCACATCCGCAAGAACGGCATCGTACCGGGCGCGCGGCTACCGCCCGAGCGGGATCTGGCGCAGTTGCTTGGGGTCTCGCGGCCTTCCTTGCGCGAGGCGTTGATTGCTCTGGAAATCGAAGGCAGTGTCGAGATCCGCATGGGCTCCGGCATCTACGTTTGTGAGCATCTGCTGGGCGTCAAAGGCAAGACCCGCACGCTGGGCGAAAGCCCCTCGGAACTGATGCAGGCCCGAGCCCTGATCGAGGGCGAGAGCGTCATGCTGGCCTGCCTGCACGGCAGCAAAGCCGATTACAAATACCTGCAGGCCTGCATCGACAAGATGCGCGAAGGCGCGCTCAAAGGCGTTCCGGCGCTGGACGACGATCGCAAATTCCACCAGCGGCTGGCGAAGATGAGCGGTAATTCGACGCTGGTGCGGATTATCACCTCGCTCTTCGAAGAGCGTTACAGCCCGCTTACTGCACACGTCAGCGAGCACTCCGAAACCCGCGAAACCTGGGCCATGGCCGTGGCCGAACACGAGGCCATCCTGCACGCCGTCCAAACCCGCGACCTGATCGGTGCCCAGACCGCGATGCGTGAGCACCTGCGCAGATCCGAAGCGCGCTGGCTGGATGGCATGGATGCAGAGTTACGGTAGGCGGTCAGTTGTTGCGCCGTTGCGGTTACGTCGCAAACAGGCGTCACCCAGTTCTGCACGCATTCATCCTAACCCTTGTAGGAGCGCGCTTGCCCGCGAACGCGTTGGTACATCTGCTGCAGTTGTAGCGTCTTCACGGCCGTCTTCGCGGGCAAGCGCGCTCCTACAGGTTTTGCGGTGTGCAGGCATGCCCACGCCCACGCGGTCTGGCGTTGTTGAACCTGCCACGAGATTCGCGCGGAACGCCGGTGTAGGAGCGCGCTTGCCCGCGAACGCGTTGGTACATCCGCCGCAGTTGTAGCGTCTTCACGGCAGTCTTCGCGGGCAAGCGCGCTCCTACAGGTTTTGCGGTGTGCTGGTAAGACGCGATTAGCTTGAGGCTTGAGGCTAGAAGCTTGAAGCTCGAAGCTGACCCATCACCCCATCGTCTTGCGTATGCCTTCCCAAAGACCGTTCAGATACACAGCCCCCAGCGCGCGGTCGTAGAGACCGTAGCCTGGCCTGCCGGTCTCGCCCCAGATCATGCGGCCGTGATCGGGACGGTAATAGCCTTCGAAACCGGTCTCGACGTACGCC encodes the following:
- a CDS encoding zinc-binding alcohol dehydrogenase family protein, producing the protein MLTVVCEKPGSLLALDRPKPERAPGETLVRIKRVGVCGTDLHIFNGNQPFLEYPRVMGHEFSGIVEQSEAGSGLEPGDVVYVMPYLSCGDCIACRQGKTNCCVRIQVLGVHRDGAFTEYLSLPHGFVLKAEGVTLDQAAMIEFLSIGAHAVRRSDVQPGQRALVVGTGPIGMAVAIFSSLRGAKVTVLDTREDRLAFCKQNLQIDSAVLIGEDDKQQLDQLTQGEFFDVVYDATGNAKAMERGFEFIAHGGKYVLVSIVRDTISFSDPEFHKREATLMGSRNATVEDFRYVEQCLRDGLIPDAALNTHRMTLSEVTERFTSLLDPAQRVVKAIVEC
- a CDS encoding D-mannonate oxidoreductase, which codes for MQASSFTPILQFGTSRFLQAHADLFISQALEKGEALGQVTVVQTTDSADSARRVQALACGAGYPVRIQGAENGRSVDEEYWSTAIAGALHAGPDWPLIRQAIRYDVQVVISNTGDKGYVLDTADTPACLAADAPTPRSFPAKLLVLLHDRWLANPAAPLSLFPCELVSRNGDVLRDLIMGLAVQWDLAPGFADYLRDTCRWANSLVDRIVSQPIEPVGAIAEPYAIWAIERQAGLVLPCTHPCMVVTDQLEQYEQFKLFMLNLGHTWLAERWLQGRRAPDETVFEAMSDPQLRESLEQLWEREVLPVFAAKGQLAQAHEYLASVRDRFLNPFLQHRIADIAQNHDEKKRRRFLPVVEMGRGIAGLEQPLLKGALAA
- a CDS encoding FadR/GntR family transcriptional regulator, producing the protein MTAPSSAPERRLYQVIADRLREHIRKNGIVPGARLPPERDLAQLLGVSRPSLREALIALEIEGSVEIRMGSGIYVCEHLLGVKGKTRTLGESPSELMQARALIEGESVMLACLHGSKADYKYLQACIDKMREGALKGVPALDDDRKFHQRLAKMSGNSTLVRIITSLFEERYSPLTAHVSEHSETRETWAMAVAEHEAILHAVQTRDLIGAQTAMREHLRRSEARWLDGMDAELR